Below is a genomic region from Miniphocaeibacter halophilus.
TTTATTTTTTATTCCAATAATTTAAATGCGGTTTCAATATTTCTTCAGTCATTTCTTCAATAGGCCCAATAACTTTTATATTTTTTTGTCCTCTTGAAAAAATTTCTCTAGAAGGTAAATCAAATGTTGGGTTTCTATCATCAGAGCCGGTTATTTCCAAGAGTTTCTTCTCTGAAACACCATAGACTATTGTTCCAACATTAGTCCAATAGGCAGCACCACAGCACATTACACATGGCTCACAGGTAGTGTACATAGTACAATTCCATAAGTATTCTTTATCGAACAACTCACCGGCCTTTTCCAT
It encodes:
- a CDS encoding nucleoside deaminase → MENHIYYLREAVKVSEESVAKGNHPFGAILVSPEGEILLRQGNVEVTNKSSIGHAETKLMEKAGELFDKEYLWNCTMYTTCEPCVMCCGAAYWTNVGTIVYGVSEKKLLEITGSDDRNPTFDLPSREIFSRGQKNIKVIGPIEEMTEEILKPHLNYWNKK